From one Lysinibacillus sp. G4S2 genomic stretch:
- a CDS encoding HAMP domain-containing sensor histidine kinase codes for MFKKIPIRQRLTAMMIILLTICCIGLTLILNFSAGIMATRIDAATASLPAQEIGQDSNFIGNFQTPSNVMMPTPSEDAQKAKTDFHFESVYYMILIIVCGGVLTYYISGKALKPLDSLNSQIKNRTVHNLSETMDIPPTNDEIAELTRSFNEMTNKLNNAFMMQSRFSANAAHELRTPLAVLKTKVDVFKMKNAHSTDEYEALINIFEKQTQRLSELVYTLLDMTNMNDEFENESICLKDILEDIVSELSHIANEKEVTLYLDCDDSVVYGNTDLLYRAFYNIIENGIKYNIEGGKVTIKVKSDKKQIMIEIRDTGIGILDEEKKYIFEPFYRVDKSRSRELGGSGLGLSIVQSIITKHNGNIVVTDNENSGTCFQITLGK; via the coding sequence ATGTTTAAAAAAATACCAATTCGACAACGACTTACTGCAATGATGATAATTTTATTAACAATTTGTTGTATAGGGCTTACATTAATTCTAAATTTTTCTGCTGGTATAATGGCAACAAGAATTGATGCAGCCACTGCTTCTTTACCTGCTCAAGAGATTGGTCAAGATAGCAATTTTATAGGCAATTTTCAGACGCCATCAAATGTCATGATGCCTACACCATCTGAAGATGCTCAAAAAGCAAAAACGGACTTTCATTTTGAAAGTGTTTATTATATGATTTTAATCATTGTCTGTGGTGGCGTATTGACATACTATATATCGGGCAAAGCGTTAAAACCACTTGATTCACTAAATAGTCAAATTAAGAATAGAACTGTACATAATCTATCGGAAACGATGGACATTCCACCAACTAATGATGAAATAGCTGAGCTAACGAGGTCTTTTAATGAAATGACGAATAAGCTAAACAATGCTTTTATGATGCAAAGCCGCTTTTCCGCAAATGCAGCCCACGAACTCAGAACGCCACTTGCGGTTTTAAAAACAAAGGTTGATGTATTTAAAATGAAAAACGCACATTCAACAGACGAATATGAAGCACTCATTAACATTTTTGAAAAGCAAACACAACGATTATCTGAGCTTGTATATACCCTTTTAGATATGACAAATATGAATGATGAATTTGAGAATGAATCCATCTGTTTGAAGGATATTTTAGAAGATATTGTCTCTGAACTTTCTCATATTGCTAATGAAAAAGAAGTTACTTTATATTTGGATTGCGATGATAGTGTTGTTTACGGAAATACAGATTTACTTTATCGAGCGTTTTATAACATTATTGAAAATGGTATTAAATACAATATTGAGGGCGGTAAGGTAACGATTAAAGTTAAATCGGATAAAAAGCAGATAATGATTGAAATTAGAGACACGGGAATTGGTATCCTGGATGAGGAAAAAAAGTATATATTTGAGCCGTTTTACCGAGTGGATAAATCACGCTCTCGTGAATTGGGTGGCTCAGGCTTGGGACTTTCCATTGTGCAAAGTATCATAACCAAGCACAACGGAAACATCGTAGTTACGGATAATGAAAACAGCGGTACTTGTTTCCAAATTACACTTGGTAAATAA
- a CDS encoding FTR1 family protein: MGKSLLLKLSILLLILGIGIHTPAMAAGNSSQDIKKAEESVNRAIDLASQGNLAEAENAYDQFNKTWRQIEEEIKAYSITAYRDIESNMGKVVYAFTINKQDQVLLALKDLKAVNEKYATGGYHQESELKKEDLSLDDFILILQKTKKEILEENKLGAIEGIKNASDSWLSVEGVVVAQSASIYSDSERDLVAIQAMLNANPPNFEEAEKLIDNMVTYLTPLATKSQYTYWDAAMILIREGLEALLVVIALMSFVKKSADSKGKAWIWTGVLTGLGVSVILALIVKFVISSGAFGNNNALIGGWTGVFAAVMLLYMSYWLHSQSNIADWNRYIHEKSQNALTTGKLVSLGVLAFLAVFREGTETVLFYIGMASQIKLQSLLFGFLIGAAILGILAYLMVFVGLKLPLRPFFMVSSVIVFYLCIKFTGMGIHSLQLAGVLPTTNAPGIPNIEFFALYSTWESAIPQIILVLAAILILLIKKINNKNFKTVNNN, from the coding sequence ATGGGGAAAAGTTTATTACTTAAATTATCTATCCTTCTATTAATATTAGGAATTGGAATACATACTCCTGCAATGGCAGCTGGAAATTCTAGTCAGGATATTAAGAAGGCAGAGGAATCCGTTAATCGAGCAATTGATTTAGCTTCTCAAGGGAACCTTGCTGAAGCAGAAAATGCTTATGATCAATTTAATAAAACTTGGAGGCAGATTGAAGAAGAAATAAAAGCTTATTCTATTACTGCTTATCGTGATATTGAATCGAATATGGGGAAAGTAGTTTATGCTTTTACTATAAATAAGCAAGATCAAGTATTGTTGGCTTTAAAGGATTTAAAGGCTGTAAATGAAAAATATGCAACTGGCGGTTATCATCAAGAGTCTGAGTTGAAGAAGGAAGATCTTTCTTTGGACGATTTTATTCTCATTTTACAAAAGACTAAAAAGGAAATTCTTGAAGAAAACAAATTAGGTGCTATTGAAGGAATTAAAAACGCTAGTGACAGCTGGTTAAGTGTAGAAGGCGTTGTTGTTGCACAATCTGCATCTATATATAGTGATTCCGAAAGAGACCTTGTTGCCATACAAGCCATGCTAAATGCTAATCCACCAAACTTTGAAGAAGCAGAAAAATTAATTGATAACATGGTGACATACTTAACCCCATTAGCTACAAAATCTCAATATACATATTGGGATGCAGCCATGATCCTAATCCGTGAAGGATTGGAAGCATTACTTGTAGTAATTGCGTTAATGTCGTTTGTTAAAAAATCTGCGGACTCAAAAGGAAAAGCTTGGATTTGGACTGGTGTTCTAACAGGTTTGGGAGTAAGTGTAATACTTGCTCTAATCGTTAAGTTTGTTATATCCTCTGGTGCTTTTGGAAATAACAATGCCCTTATTGGCGGATGGACAGGTGTATTTGCGGCAGTCATGCTGCTATATATGAGCTATTGGCTCCATAGTCAATCTAATATCGCTGATTGGAATAGATACATTCATGAAAAAAGTCAAAATGCATTAACAACTGGCAAGCTCGTTTCACTAGGTGTTCTCGCGTTTCTTGCAGTGTTCCGTGAGGGAACAGAGACGGTCTTGTTTTATATCGGCATGGCAAGCCAAATTAAGCTTCAGTCTTTACTATTTGGATTTTTAATTGGCGCCGCTATTCTTGGGATTTTAGCTTATTTAATGGTCTTTGTTGGTTTAAAGTTACCTCTTCGTCCATTCTTTATGGTCTCAAGCGTAATCGTTTTTTATCTTTGTATCAAGTTCACGGGGATGGGTATTCACAGCTTACAATTAGCAGGGGTGCTTCCTACAACGAATGCTCCTGGTATTCCGAATATAGAATTTTTCGCTCTTTACTCCACATGGGAGAGCGCAATTCCACAGATTATTCTGGTTCTTGCTGCAATTCTTATTCTGTTAATTAAAAAAATAAATAATAAAAATTTTAAAACAGTTAATAATAACTAA
- a CDS encoding cation diffusion facilitator family transporter translates to MVSEREQISKKVAWIALVSNLILMIGKIFFGLFGGSEAVFADGIHSGADVVASIAVLAVVGISNKPPDKDHPFGHGKAEVISEAIVGIILILVSVYILVEAILAFFEEPSVPQYSALIAAIISYIAKEILYRHSIKQGEKWNSKAIIAIALDHKGDIVASLAAFIGVLLAIIGNAIGWTFLLYADAIASAIVAYFIFRIAMELVKPSVDVLMEKSVDQDLLDEYEATIHEFYQVKRIDKIRAREHGHYKLLDIRLSLNHDLTIKQGHDIAREIKNKILNKYPDVGEVLIHVNPYYIEPNQE, encoded by the coding sequence ATGGTTAGTGAGAGAGAACAAATCAGTAAAAAAGTTGCATGGATTGCACTTGTATCCAACCTAATTCTAATGATAGGTAAAATCTTCTTTGGTCTTTTTGGGGGGAGTGAGGCTGTTTTTGCAGATGGAATTCACTCTGGGGCAGATGTAGTAGCTTCGATTGCTGTGCTAGCAGTAGTAGGTATCTCTAATAAACCACCTGATAAGGATCATCCCTTTGGGCATGGTAAGGCAGAGGTTATTAGTGAAGCAATCGTTGGAATTATTTTAATATTAGTTTCAGTATATATATTAGTAGAAGCAATTTTAGCATTTTTTGAAGAACCTAGTGTACCACAGTACAGTGCATTGATTGCAGCCATAATTTCTTATATAGCGAAAGAAATATTATATAGACACTCCATAAAACAGGGGGAAAAGTGGAATAGTAAAGCTATTATAGCGATTGCGTTAGATCATAAAGGTGATATTGTTGCTTCCCTTGCAGCATTTATTGGAGTCCTCTTAGCGATTATAGGAAATGCAATTGGATGGACATTTTTGTTATATGCGGATGCTATTGCAAGTGCTATAGTAGCTTATTTTATTTTTAGAATCGCAATGGAATTAGTTAAACCTTCTGTTGATGTTTTAATGGAAAAAAGTGTGGATCAGGATCTTCTAGACGAGTATGAAGCCACTATTCATGAATTCTATCAAGTAAAACGAATAGACAAAATCCGTGCAAGAGAACACGGGCACTATAAGCTTCTCGACATTCGTCTATCACTTAATCATGATTTAACAATTAAACAAGGTCATGATATAGCCCGTGAGATAAAAAATAAAATATTAAATAAATACCCAGATGTAGGGGAAGTCCTTATTCATGTAAATCCTTACTATATAGAACCTAATCAAGAGTAG
- a CDS encoding transposase, giving the protein MITREEALLDTIISPLSNGIMEGTNNKIKLIKSHGFGYRNEDRLFLRLRLETGR; this is encoded by the coding sequence TTGATAACACGTGAAGAAGCGTTGCTAGATACCATTATTTCACCACTATCGAATGGCATTATGGAAGGCACGAATAATAAAATTAAACTCATCAAAAGTCATGGTTTTGGCTATCGAAATGAAGACCGTTTATTCCTTCGTTTACGTTTAGAAACAGGTCGCTGA
- a CDS encoding helix-turn-helix domain-containing protein, which translates to MSVIEPVVLTKGVPGETCPIAKTLDVIGTKWTFLIIRDLLIEGTMRFSDLLKSMNGISPKTLSLRLKTLEDHGILKKKIFPEVPPRVEYTLTEKGKQLEGIFIELKRFGLNL; encoded by the coding sequence ATGAGTGTTATTGAGCCAGTTGTATTAACCAAAGGAGTACCAGGTGAAACTTGCCCCATTGCTAAAACGCTCGACGTGATTGGGACTAAATGGACCTTTTTAATTATTCGCGATCTGCTTATAGAAGGAACGATGCGATTCAGTGACCTATTGAAATCAATGAATGGAATTAGCCCGAAAACACTTTCACTCCGTCTTAAGACACTAGAAGATCATGGGATATTGAAAAAAAAGATATTTCCAGAGGTTCCCCCTCGTGTGGAATATACGTTAACGGAAAAAGGAAAACAATTGGAAGGTATTTTCATTGAATTAAAGAGATTTGGATTAAATTTATAA
- a CDS encoding NAD(P)H-dependent oxidoreductase: MKNILIINGHQKYSSAEGKLNQTLMNKLVSFLSEKNNVKTTIIQNGYKIEEEQQKFIWADIVIYQTPIYWFSVPGLLKTYMDEVYAYGLFFKGADQYGKGGLLTEKKYMFSTTWNAPEKAFNDPNQFFEGGSLEDALSHLHRIHKFLGMKPLNSFSCYDVVKNPQVEKFVFDLEKHLQEVLNY; this comes from the coding sequence ATGAAAAATATACTTATTATTAACGGCCATCAGAAGTATAGTTCAGCAGAGGGGAAATTGAACCAAACATTGATGAACAAGTTGGTCAGTTTTTTAAGTGAAAAGAACAATGTAAAAACAACAATTATTCAAAACGGATACAAAATCGAAGAAGAACAACAAAAATTTATTTGGGCTGATATTGTCATTTACCAAACACCTATCTATTGGTTCAGTGTCCCAGGCTTATTGAAGACGTATATGGATGAAGTATATGCTTATGGTTTATTTTTTAAGGGTGCTGATCAGTATGGAAAAGGCGGGTTATTGACTGAAAAGAAATATATGTTTTCGACTACCTGGAATGCTCCTGAAAAAGCATTTAACGATCCAAATCAATTTTTTGAAGGGGGCAGCCTAGAAGATGCATTAAGTCATTTACATCGTATACATAAATTTCTCGGAATGAAACCTTTAAATAGTTTCTCTTGTTATGATGTAGTCAAAAATCCGCAGGTTGAAAAGTTTGTATTCGACCTTGAAAAACACCTGCAAGAGGTATTGAATTATTAA
- a CDS encoding SDR family oxidoreductase, which produces MLKDKKVVIIGGSSGIGLESAKQLIAQGAEVIIASRSEDKLQNAKEQLGARATAYTLDTTQEHQVQSFFEKIGQFDHLVVSAAETSGGSFLQTDTAQARQLFENKFWGQYYAAKYGASKISPNGSITLFSGVVAYKSMIGSAILGAVNAAVSNLGQTLALELAPIRVNIVSPGIIDTPSRSKMPEEARNNFYATIENKLPVKRIGRTEDVAQSVLYLLQNSFVTGTVLHVEGGHILA; this is translated from the coding sequence ATGTTAAAAGATAAAAAAGTTGTAATTATCGGAGGAAGTTCTGGGATTGGTTTAGAATCAGCTAAGCAGCTAATAGCTCAAGGAGCAGAAGTAATCATTGCCAGCCGTTCCGAAGATAAATTACAGAATGCAAAAGAGCAACTAGGAGCTAGAGCAACGGCTTATACTCTAGATACAACGCAAGAACATCAAGTCCAGTCTTTCTTTGAAAAGATCGGCCAGTTCGATCATCTTGTGGTAAGCGCGGCAGAAACATCCGGCGGGTCATTCCTCCAAACGGATACAGCCCAAGCCCGACAACTGTTTGAAAACAAATTTTGGGGACAATATTATGCAGCGAAATACGGTGCTTCAAAAATTTCACCAAACGGTTCAATCACTTTATTCTCTGGGGTTGTAGCTTACAAGTCTATGATTGGTTCAGCAATTCTAGGTGCAGTCAATGCGGCTGTTTCGAATTTGGGCCAGACTTTGGCATTAGAGCTTGCTCCGATCCGAGTGAACATCGTTTCACCCGGTATAATTGATACGCCTTCCCGTAGCAAAATGCCAGAAGAAGCTCGTAATAATTTCTATGCTACTATTGAAAACAAACTTCCTGTGAAACGAATAGGAAGAACTGAAGATGTTGCACAAAGCGTACTATATTTGCTACAAAATAGTTTCGTGACTGGAACCGTTCTTCATGTAGAAGGCGGCCACATTTTAGCTTAA
- a CDS encoding ABC transporter, with protein sequence MTVLRALKVGLIIERGNRKNLVALVAVVMIVFGFMFYIKAQAVGNQLVEKKGDYYSAQAILSKFQIKDASETGDGSDLYKNLTKQKSKIALQIAALTMDRKSMYYETSFQLAELRQEAFELEGYENIAELLPSKVQNSMDYLYFKWMIDEGKDTISDLFQYVPFLLFFFMHVGAGWYIFISFHTSSILLDDFEHSSIIKGFPVRFDHYILSKCMITFLSIVTSILLIFICAIPLWIINGLGNPLEPVGIYVGNATLISTIQYIAMSVGYMLLISIFVMLLSIILNVLLKNMYLTLFVHFILFFLPMIFPSLISLIPYNPFNFMNFNDILRGLPVDLVKPVDITMNLGLVIICISIILMLFVIKTFFSTGKINRA encoded by the coding sequence ATGACGGTGTTAAGAGCATTAAAAGTAGGTCTAATTATTGAACGAGGTAATCGAAAAAATTTAGTCGCACTAGTCGCTGTTGTTATGATCGTTTTTGGCTTTATGTTTTATATAAAAGCACAAGCTGTTGGTAATCAACTAGTCGAGAAAAAGGGTGATTATTATTCAGCACAAGCTATACTATCAAAGTTTCAAATTAAGGATGCTTCAGAAACAGGTGATGGAAGCGACTTATATAAAAATTTAACTAAACAAAAAAGCAAAATTGCTTTACAAATAGCAGCTTTAACGATGGACAGAAAATCTATGTATTATGAGACTTCATTTCAACTCGCAGAATTAAGGCAAGAGGCATTCGAATTAGAAGGATACGAGAATATTGCAGAATTATTACCTTCTAAAGTGCAAAATTCTATGGACTACCTTTATTTTAAGTGGATGATTGATGAGGGAAAGGATACAATATCCGATTTATTTCAGTACGTACCGTTTTTGTTGTTTTTCTTTATGCACGTTGGAGCAGGCTGGTACATATTTATTAGCTTTCATACAAGTTCTATTTTACTAGATGACTTTGAACACTCTAGTATAATTAAGGGCTTTCCTGTCCGATTTGATCACTATATTTTGTCTAAATGCATGATTACTTTTTTATCTATAGTTACAAGCATTTTGCTCATTTTTATTTGCGCAATTCCATTGTGGATCATAAATGGACTTGGTAACCCATTAGAGCCTGTAGGGATATATGTAGGAAATGCCACATTAATATCTACAATCCAATATATTGCGATGAGCGTTGGTTATATGCTATTAATTTCAATCTTTGTCATGCTGTTGTCGATTATTTTAAATGTATTACTGAAAAATATGTATTTAACATTATTTGTACACTTTATTTTATTCTTTTTACCGATGATATTCCCATCTCTTATTAGTTTAATTCCCTATAATCCTTTTAATTTCATGAACTTCAATGATATTTTACGAGGCTTACCAGTAGATTTAGTGAAGCCTGTTGATATTACTATGAATTTAGGCTTAGTCATCATCTGTATAAGTATTATTTTAATGCTATTCGTTATTAAAACATTCTTCTCAACAGGAAAAATCAATAGGGCATAG
- a CDS encoding ABC transporter permease, with translation MFSYFKFEFKQFFTNKKNIAIYFLLAFATFFYVFKIAPTYNPIENVDYDEIEARYLTRQEFLDHMEGQDLIGLHPSVFYAIEIFKQINPIDKGRLDALDEGNFKKYADLTSEWYFLTNSITYRNEAFSYNSRYFTKNNKHAEDDAFYAYLDHAVRYDAYSKADYELSLEVFEQRTALQTFERLLNGVLPIILIVCVLLLSIDIVKKDQRHPSILKGFPISDWKKLLVKMFVALLGSVVLFVPLIVGFFIIGLQSGFGNFNLPSPMYAAHLDWRKDGKFEMMTLGTFLVQSLTLLFTWFIVIINVVLLCSIIFRNEMVNFAVGLLLIFGENFYASRYVGYFWDIQNYPTSYIQVGQIISKRRNFYYMNNDLDFTLGLQLLFGLAGVVIFLIILIALNRRYKLIK, from the coding sequence ATGTTCAGTTATTTTAAATTTGAATTCAAGCAGTTTTTTACGAATAAGAAAAACATAGCAATCTATTTTTTACTTGCATTTGCGACCTTTTTTTATGTATTTAAAATAGCGCCAACTTACAATCCGATTGAAAATGTTGACTATGATGAAATTGAGGCGCGCTATTTAACACGTCAGGAATTTTTAGATCATATGGAAGGACAAGATTTAATAGGACTTCATCCTTCCGTTTTTTATGCAATTGAAATATTTAAGCAAATTAACCCTATAGATAAAGGAAGATTAGATGCATTAGATGAGGGGAATTTTAAAAAATATGCAGATTTAACTAGCGAATGGTACTTCTTGACGAATTCGATTACATATAGAAATGAGGCATTTTCATATAACTCGAGGTATTTTACAAAAAATAACAAACACGCAGAAGATGATGCCTTTTACGCCTATTTAGATCATGCTGTCCGTTATGATGCTTATTCGAAAGCAGATTATGAGTTATCATTGGAAGTTTTTGAACAACGCACAGCGCTTCAAACGTTCGAACGCTTATTAAATGGAGTACTTCCGATTATTTTAATTGTCTGTGTACTTCTTTTATCCATTGATATTGTTAAAAAAGATCAACGTCATCCATCTATTTTAAAGGGATTCCCAATTAGTGATTGGAAAAAGCTACTTGTGAAAATGTTTGTTGCACTACTAGGTAGCGTAGTATTATTTGTACCGCTTATAGTTGGCTTTTTTATCATAGGCCTACAATCTGGTTTTGGGAATTTCAATTTACCATCTCCTATGTATGCTGCTCATCTTGATTGGCGTAAGGATGGTAAATTTGAAATGATGACATTAGGTACGTTTTTAGTACAATCCTTAACTTTGCTTTTTACTTGGTTTATCGTCATTATCAACGTTGTGCTATTATGCAGTATTATATTCCGCAATGAGATGGTAAATTTCGCTGTTGGCTTGCTTCTTATTTTTGGCGAGAATTTTTATGCCAGCCGTTACGTCGGCTATTTCTGGGACATTCAAAACTATCCGACATCTTACATTCAAGTAGGACAAATTATTTCAAAAAGGCGAAATTTTTATTATATGAACAATGATTTAGATTTTACTTTAGGATTACAGCTGTTATTTGGACTAGCGGGAGTTGTCATTTTTTTAATAATACTTATTGCATTGAATAGGCGATATAAGTTAATTAAATAG
- a CDS encoding ATP-binding cassette domain-containing protein → MLEVQNITVQFGEIKVLNDISMTFEQGEMIGLVAPNGTGKSTFMNVLMNYVKPKTGKVVFKDGLSYSNKSNEVKIHKFVSMMPDQSDLYNHLSGREHLKMFATMWQSDLKLIDETIEALNMGHYVNKKTGTYSLGMRQRLCFAMQIVSNTEIMMMDEVMNGLDPNNVEIISKILVEKKEEGKIIIIASHLLDNLEKYADRIFLFNNGKLVNTNQIIEGFSQADIKTIRVKNMENDTKIQLHELFPNIELQTLTNGMSLIHLPSSEASLLSSLTSFLVERNVVDFAFGKVTLNDLYSMYYHEDQNVTAS, encoded by the coding sequence ATGCTTGAAGTTCAAAATATTACCGTACAATTTGGGGAAATTAAAGTGTTAAATGATATTTCAATGACATTTGAGCAAGGTGAAATGATCGGGCTTGTTGCACCAAATGGAACAGGAAAATCCACATTTATGAATGTGTTGATGAATTATGTGAAACCTAAGACAGGAAAGGTAGTATTTAAAGATGGCCTAAGCTATTCAAATAAATCAAATGAAGTGAAAATTCATAAATTCGTATCGATGATGCCAGACCAAAGTGACTTGTACAATCACTTAAGCGGGCGCGAGCATTTAAAAATGTTTGCTACAATGTGGCAATCCGATTTAAAACTGATTGATGAAACAATCGAAGCATTAAATATGGGGCATTATGTGAATAAAAAAACAGGCACGTATTCCCTTGGTATGCGCCAGCGTCTATGCTTTGCAATGCAAATTGTCTCAAATACGGAAATTATGATGATGGACGAAGTAATGAACGGCCTTGACCCAAATAATGTAGAAATTATTTCGAAAATATTAGTAGAAAAAAAGGAGGAAGGTAAGATTATTATTATCGCCTCCCATTTACTAGATAATTTAGAGAAATATGCAGACCGAATTTTCTTATTTAACAATGGAAAACTAGTGAATACCAATCAAATTATAGAAGGTTTTAGTCAAGCGGATATTAAAACTATTCGGGTGAAAAATATGGAAAATGATACTAAAATACAACTTCACGAGCTATTTCCTAATATAGAACTTCAAACACTTACAAACGGAATGTCACTAATTCATTTACCAAGTTCTGAAGCAAGTTTGTTAAGTTCGCTTACATCTTTTTTAGTTGAGAGAAATGTGGTGGATTTTGCGTTTGGAAAAGTTACATTAAATGATTTGTATTCTATGTATTATCATGAAGATCAAAATGTGACAGCCAGTTAA